From a single Mycolicibacterium moriokaense genomic region:
- a CDS encoding acyl-CoA dehydrogenase family protein: protein MDFRDSPEEAAFRERLRAWLIDQKGKFPTSGDEYWAAQGAWHQALYQAGFFGTSWPKEYGGQDLPPVYDVIVDEEIAKAGAPARPSLGYLVVAFGHHGSKELQQRFLPGMINGTERWCQGFSEPGAGSDLASLTTTATRDGDDYVIHGHKIWTSYSDVADWCLLLARTDKDVPKHRGISAFVVSMHQPGVQQRPLKMISGVTKEFGQVTFDGARVPAENLVGSLGEGWKLAMTVVSHEREPSTLGFSARYGKLVRQLASRVDGTPPEELAWAWVQTEMLRLHVRRRLSEQLDGMTHGPQGSLDKLLMTWVEQSVGHAALTTVGTSDPELFGAYMYSRAQSVMGGTSQIQKNIIASRILGLGV from the coding sequence TTGGATTTCCGTGATTCCCCGGAGGAAGCCGCATTCCGGGAACGGTTGCGCGCCTGGCTGATCGACCAGAAGGGCAAGTTCCCGACGTCGGGCGACGAGTACTGGGCCGCTCAGGGCGCCTGGCACCAGGCGCTGTACCAGGCCGGCTTCTTCGGCACGTCATGGCCGAAGGAGTACGGGGGCCAGGATCTACCTCCGGTGTACGACGTCATCGTCGACGAGGAGATCGCCAAGGCGGGCGCCCCGGCGCGCCCCAGCCTGGGGTATCTGGTCGTCGCGTTCGGCCATCACGGGAGCAAGGAACTGCAGCAACGCTTCCTGCCCGGCATGATCAACGGCACCGAGCGGTGGTGTCAGGGCTTCTCGGAGCCCGGCGCGGGTTCCGATCTCGCCTCGCTGACCACGACGGCCACCCGCGACGGTGACGACTACGTGATCCACGGCCACAAGATCTGGACCAGCTACTCCGATGTCGCCGACTGGTGTCTGCTGCTCGCGAGGACTGACAAGGATGTGCCGAAGCATCGAGGTATCTCCGCGTTCGTCGTCTCGATGCACCAACCCGGCGTCCAGCAGCGGCCGCTGAAGATGATCAGCGGCGTCACAAAGGAATTCGGTCAGGTGACCTTCGATGGCGCACGGGTGCCGGCCGAGAACCTGGTCGGCAGCCTCGGGGAGGGCTGGAAGCTCGCGATGACGGTCGTCAGCCATGAGCGCGAGCCGTCGACGCTGGGCTTTTCCGCGCGATACGGGAAACTGGTGCGCCAGTTGGCATCCCGGGTCGATGGCACGCCACCCGAAGAGTTGGCATGGGCATGGGTGCAGACCGAGATGCTGAGGTTACACGTGCGTAGACGATTGTCCGAACAGCTCGACGGCATGACCCACGGGCCGCAGGGCTCGCTGGACAAGCTGCTGATGACCTGGGTCGAGCAGTCCGTCGGCCATGCGGCGCTGACTACCGTCGGCACCAGTGATCCCGAACTGTTCGGCGCCTATATGTACAGCCGCGCGCAGAGCGTGATGGGCGGAACGTCACAGATTCAGAAGAACATCATCGCTTCGCGGATTCTCGGATTAGGAGTCTAG
- a CDS encoding enoyl-CoA hydratase/isomerase family protein: MYGMPDEIDVKADGGLRIITLNRPDELNAVNDPLHVGLAKIWEALNEDTSARAAVITGAGRAFSAGGDFNYLDELRNDEALRQKTIKHGRDLVIGMVRCRIPVIAAVNGPAVGLGCSLAALSDIVYMAENAFFADPHVSIGLVAADGGPLVWPSQISLLHAKEFAFTGIRIKAARALELGMANHVVADPLAEAIACAKKIMELPQQALESTKRLMNLQLEKSVMASLDYANLSEYVSFGTADFNKIVDGLIAKDK; this comes from the coding sequence ATGTACGGAATGCCGGACGAGATCGATGTCAAGGCCGATGGTGGCCTGCGCATCATCACGCTCAACCGCCCCGACGAACTCAATGCGGTCAACGACCCGTTGCATGTGGGGCTGGCCAAGATCTGGGAAGCGCTCAACGAGGACACCTCCGCGCGGGCCGCGGTGATCACCGGTGCGGGACGGGCCTTTTCGGCCGGCGGCGACTTCAACTACCTCGACGAGCTGCGCAACGACGAAGCGCTGCGCCAGAAGACGATCAAGCACGGGCGTGACCTCGTCATCGGGATGGTGCGGTGCCGCATCCCGGTGATCGCGGCCGTCAATGGTCCGGCCGTCGGCCTGGGCTGCAGCCTGGCGGCGCTGTCGGACATCGTCTACATGGCCGAGAACGCATTCTTCGCCGATCCACACGTGTCGATCGGGTTGGTGGCCGCCGACGGTGGGCCGCTGGTGTGGCCGTCGCAGATAAGTCTTTTGCACGCCAAGGAATTCGCGTTCACCGGGATTCGGATCAAGGCCGCGCGAGCGCTCGAGCTGGGGATGGCCAACCATGTCGTCGCCGATCCGCTGGCCGAGGCGATCGCGTGCGCGAAGAAGATCATGGAGTTGCCGCAGCAGGCGCTCGAGAGCACGAAGCGGTTGATGAACCTGCAACTCGAGAAGTCGGTGATGGCGTCGCTGGACTACGCGAACCTGTCCGAGTATGTGTCGTTCGGGACCGCCGACTTCAACAAGATCGTCGACGGGCTGATCGCGAAGGACAAGTAG
- a CDS encoding class I adenylate-forming enzyme family protein, translating to MGEAIALAFEEREYTLSELDALAGGMATTLEQHGVRRGDRVALMSSNRPEFVVALRALWLLGASAVLLSPAWKRTEVEHALTLTKPSYAVGDHPVLAELMPMLSLDQPITPGPRSAEPPAPESDALFVFSSGTTGMPKAVRHTHASFAVAVRHWRDALGLSAADRMQIMTPPSHILGLLNIAMALDTGTWIRLHSRFDIDQMLRHIESDRITIEMAVAPIALALAAHPDLEKYDLSSLRYVMWCATPVTESVADVVTRRTGVTWVTAYGASELPVISCNELTGARLDTVGRPVPGVELRVVSLDIGMVVAPGEPGEIQVRSDSVMAGYLPDSATPEAFSDGWYRTGDVGYLDADGWLRITDRSKEMIKVRGFQVAPAEIEAVLHGHPAVEDCAVFGVPDAANGEAIVAAVKASGAVDAQELTALIGDRLASYKRPSQITFVDEIPRLPSGKVLRRVLKERLWTSV from the coding sequence GTGGGTGAGGCGATCGCGCTCGCTTTCGAGGAGCGTGAGTACACGCTGTCCGAACTCGACGCCCTGGCCGGCGGCATGGCCACCACCCTCGAACAGCACGGCGTAAGGCGGGGCGACCGGGTCGCGCTCATGTCGTCCAATCGCCCCGAATTCGTCGTCGCGCTGCGGGCACTCTGGCTGCTCGGCGCATCGGCGGTCCTGCTGAGCCCGGCGTGGAAGCGCACCGAGGTCGAGCATGCGCTCACGCTGACCAAGCCCAGCTATGCCGTCGGCGACCATCCGGTGCTCGCCGAACTCATGCCGATGCTGTCGCTGGATCAGCCGATCACGCCTGGCCCTCGGTCCGCTGAACCACCGGCGCCCGAGTCCGATGCGCTCTTCGTCTTCAGCTCCGGCACCACCGGTATGCCTAAGGCCGTGCGGCATACGCACGCGTCGTTCGCGGTGGCGGTGCGGCACTGGCGCGACGCGTTGGGCCTGTCCGCCGCGGATCGCATGCAGATCATGACGCCGCCCTCGCACATCCTCGGGCTGCTGAACATCGCAATGGCACTCGACACCGGCACCTGGATTCGGCTGCACAGCCGGTTCGACATCGACCAGATGCTGCGGCACATCGAATCCGACCGGATCACCATCGAGATGGCCGTGGCACCGATCGCGTTGGCGTTGGCGGCCCATCCCGACCTGGAGAAGTACGACCTGTCCTCGCTGCGATATGTGATGTGGTGTGCCACCCCGGTCACCGAGAGCGTTGCCGACGTCGTCACGCGCAGGACGGGGGTGACCTGGGTGACTGCATACGGCGCCAGTGAGCTGCCGGTGATCTCGTGCAACGAGCTCACCGGTGCCCGTCTCGACACCGTGGGGCGCCCCGTACCGGGTGTCGAGCTGCGAGTGGTCTCCCTGGACATCGGCATGGTGGTGGCGCCGGGAGAACCCGGGGAGATACAGGTTCGCTCCGACTCCGTGATGGCCGGGTATCTGCCGGATTCGGCGACCCCCGAGGCATTTTCGGATGGCTGGTACCGGACCGGCGACGTCGGGTACCTCGACGCCGACGGCTGGCTGCGGATCACCGACCGCTCGAAGGAGATGATCAAGGTGCGCGGCTTTCAGGTCGCACCCGCCGAAATCGAAGCGGTGCTGCACGGCCATCCGGCGGTGGAGGATTGCGCAGTGTTCGGAGTGCCCGATGCCGCGAACGGCGAGGCGATCGTCGCCGCCGTGAAGGCATCCGGCGCTGTCGACGCCCAGGAGCTCACGGCCCTCATCGGTGATCGGCTTGCCTCATACAAGCGACCCAGTCAAATCACATTCGTAGACGAAATACCGCGTCTGCCATCGGGAAAGGTATTGCGTCGAGTGTTGAAGGAGCGTCTGTGGACGTCCGTCTGA
- a CDS encoding acyl-CoA dehydrogenase family protein gives MDVRLTSEQQQLRDAAAKLADDLGPGSVADLDDESRRVRLEKAVEDTGFRTLRSDGASGVEVAIVAEEFARGLVDVPFIGPVLTDDLRRALGRSPTAALVDRETVDLTRSLAGVVDSPAELGELTEEDAGRWRALALTVTCADLVGAARGAHTLACEYAKVREQYGATIGSYQAIGHLLAESLALIEGSISVLRHAAWAVDELPSAEAIEVARVAKIYCARAALTVCETSIQVHGGIGNTWECLAHVYLRRVLSATEAWPVKLEELTIGFP, from the coding sequence GTGGACGTCCGTCTGACAAGTGAACAGCAACAGCTGCGCGACGCCGCGGCCAAGCTCGCCGACGATCTCGGTCCGGGTTCGGTCGCCGATCTCGACGACGAGAGCCGGCGTGTCCGGCTGGAGAAGGCCGTCGAGGACACCGGGTTTCGCACGCTGCGCTCCGACGGCGCATCCGGCGTCGAGGTGGCCATCGTCGCCGAGGAATTCGCACGCGGCCTGGTCGATGTGCCGTTCATCGGACCGGTGCTCACCGACGACCTGCGGCGTGCGCTCGGGCGCTCACCGACGGCCGCTTTGGTGGATCGCGAGACCGTCGACCTGACGAGAAGCCTTGCCGGAGTGGTCGACTCGCCCGCCGAGCTGGGTGAGTTGACGGAGGAGGACGCCGGTCGGTGGCGGGCACTTGCACTGACCGTGACGTGTGCCGACCTGGTGGGCGCCGCGCGCGGTGCGCATACCCTGGCGTGCGAGTACGCCAAGGTCCGTGAGCAGTACGGTGCGACGATCGGCTCGTATCAGGCGATCGGTCACCTGCTGGCCGAGAGTCTCGCACTTATCGAGGGATCGATCAGCGTGCTGCGCCACGCCGCGTGGGCCGTCGACGAACTGCCGAGCGCGGAGGCCATCGAAGTGGCGCGGGTGGCCAAGATCTACTGTGCGCGTGCGGCATTGACCGTATGCGAGACGTCGATCCAGGTCCACGGCGGGATCGGCAACACCTGGGAATGCCTTGCCCACGTCTACCTACGGCGCGTGTTGTCCGCTACCGAGGCGTGGCCCGTCAAGCTGGAGGAGCTGACCATTGGATTTCCGTGA